GGGACTCCGAGGGGACCGCACGGGTCCCCATCCCTGCGACGGACGCCGGATGGCGGGATCGCACCCCAGTCACAGACGGAACCGCTACCGGTCGGCCTCCGCCGGCTCCGGCTCGAGACGGAGGCTGCGGCCCGGAGGCCCCTCCACCACCAGCTTCATCCGCTGGCCCGCGACTAACGGCGCGTCCTCCCGCCTGAGCCCATTCAGGAGGGCCACCTCGTAGGCGCGGGCCTCACTCCCGTAGGCCTGCCGCACGATGGTGACCAGCGTCTCCCCCGGCGCCACCGTGTGGATGCGGAGCCGTCTGCCCGACCCCCGCTCCCCGTAGGGAAGGCCTTCCAACCGCGCCTTGTACTCATCCGCCCCGACGCGCAACTCGGCGGCGGGAGCGGACCCGATCACCTCCGCGAGGACCCGGGCCCGGTCGATGCGCTCGATGGTGTCGGGGTGCGTGGCGCTGAACGCGTGGTAGGCCACCCCGGCGAGGCGCGCCTTGAGCTGCAGGACCCGGAAGAAGTTGACCATCTGCCGGGCGTCGTAGCCGGCCCGAAACGCGTAGCGAATCCCCTTCTCATCCGATTCCAGCTCCGCTTCGCGCCCGTAGCCGAGGAGGATGCGACTGAAGAGCTCGGTCGAGAGGGTGGCCCACTTGCCCGCGTGCTCCCGCCCTCCCGGGCTGAGGGCAATGAGACCCAGGGTGAGGAACTGCAGGCCGAAAGCCCGGGTCAGCTGCTTGGCGGCGTGGTGCGAGGTGACGTGACCGATCTCGTGGCCCACGACGCTCGCCAGCTCCGCCTCGCTGTTGGCGGCCGAGAGCAGCCCTCGGGTGACGTAGATGAACCCCCCGGGCAGCGCGAAGGCGTTGATCTCGGGGGCGTCCAGGGCGGTGAACCGGTACTCGAAGCCGGTATACTCGGCCTCCTCGACGAGGCGCTGGCCCACCTGGGCGACGAAGGCCTGGAGGCTCGGGGAGTCGAGGGGGCCGAAGCGGTCCAGGATCTCCTTGTGGGCATTGCGCCCGATCTCCTCCTCCTGGGAGGGGTTGATGATGGTGAAGGCCCAGGCGGGGCGGGGGAGGAGGGCCGCGGCAGCCCCGGCTGCA
The sequence above is drawn from the Candidatus Methylomirabilis sp. genome and encodes:
- a CDS encoding M48 family metalloprotease; this translates as MHAFGWCANCHAPSLTRRQLLRGLAAGAAAALLPRPAWAFTIINPSQEEEIGRNAHKEILDRFGPLDSPSLQAFVAQVGQRLVEEAEYTGFEYRFTALDAPEINAFALPGGFIYVTRGLLSAANSEAELASVVGHEIGHVTSHHAAKQLTRAFGLQFLTLGLIALSPGGREHAGKWATLSTELFSRILLGYGREAELESDEKGIRYAFRAGYDARQMVNFFRVLQLKARLAGVAYHAFSATHPDTIERIDRARVLAEVIGSAPAAELRVGADEYKARLEGLPYGERGSGRRLRIHTVAPGETLVTIVRQAYGSEARAYEVALLNGLRREDAPLVAGQRMKLVVEGPPGRSLRLEPEPAEADR